The region GAAGTCGAACTCGAGGGAGAGTACACACGGTTTGAAGTTCAGGCAACGAGTGGTGATCCTTCCTCGACTGGCACGACGACGTATGTTCGTGAAGACAAGGACGTATCGCTAGAAACACCAAGTGGAAGCGAACTCGAGTTGGGTTCGAGTGACGCTATTAGCTACGAAAATAGTCAAACAATCATGGCTGTGGTGCCTGCTCCACAGTTTATGCCACAAGGTGCGCCAGGTGTTGGTGATAATGAATATGGCGAAGCCCCTGGTGAAGCATGTTCGGAATTTTGGAATGATGTTGGGGCAGATGCAAAGACTAACTCTGGGGAAAATTGCTTCTAGAATACAGTAGAGTGGCAAAAACCATCAAAAAGTAGTTTAGGTGTCTTCAAGAGAATACAGATGTCCATTAGCTGATATGCAATATATAGCATCATTGAACACCGCTGGTGGTGTTGAGAAGCCGTCTTCAGTTGGTTCCTCAATTTCGAATTCCCATTTGAGGGTTCCGGAATGCATATCGTGAGCACGGAGTCCGAAAATGTCCGAACTATATACTGTCCCATTTGCTACAATAACCTCGTTAGTTCCCGCAGGTGTCTCTACATCCCAATCAATTTCACCCGTGTGTGAATCGATTGCAGTTAACCTCTGACCATCATCAATATATATCAGCCCCTCAGCAACAGTAGGACGTTCTCCAACACTATCATACATTTCGACCGCCCATAATTTCTTACCAGAATCAATATCAAAAGCGTATATCATTTTTCCACCACCAGGAATATAGATGGTATCGTTAGATACTGATGGGTTACCAATGTGTAGGACGTTTTCACTCTCGACACTCCATTTATGCTCACCACTTTCAATATCTAATGCAAATAACTCGATCCCCATAGCATGATAGAGTACACCATCATTGTATGCAGGAATATCAGTAGTTCCAGTAAGATCACGCGAATCTCGAGGGTATTCACGGACACTGGTATACTCTCCAGTGTCTATATCAATCTTCCAAACGTTGTGATCAGAGATAACAAAAATACCGTCTTCCGTCACAATTGGCTCGTTGTTTAGATTGAGACTTCGCTGAAGGTCAATTTCATCCGATTCCCATCGCACCCCATCTTCTCTGTCGTAACCGTATATACGGTGGCTTCCACGCGGACCATAGACACGGTCCTCGAAAACCATTAGTGGGCCATGACCTTCTGCTTCCCAGATGAGTTCCTCTGTTTCACGATTTAATGCTAATACGATACCATCGCGACTCGTCACATAGATGTGGTCGCCAGCAGTTACGACTGGATACGAACTTCCACCACCAATATCGTAAACTTCTCTCAGCTCGATATTACCGCCTTCTGGGCCAGATACATTCGGTTGATACCCAGTGTTTTGCACATCAATCCCGTACATTGGCCAATTTGAGTCTTGATTACTATCCTTTCCATTACTATCATCATTGTTGTCTTCCTCAATACATCCTGCAACTGCAGTTCCACCTACGACAACTGCACAAGCATTGATCCACTCTCGGCGTGTCTGGTTAGGTTCATATTCCATTATTATATAATGTAGTCGAATGAATAAATTTACATCAACATAAAACCACTACGAGCCAAATCGAGTCTACACTCGATATATTGGATTTTGCAGGCAATCATATCATGAACCCCCAATAGAATACAACTTTTCATCGCTAGATGGGATGTATATTTGACCATCCGAAATAGTTGGGGAAGCAATGAAGCCTACATCACTCTCGTCTGGAATACGATATTCCCAATTGAGGTCGCCTGTAGACGCGTCATGAGCCCAGATACCAAATCGAGTTGCTGTATAACACGTTCCACTCACAATTACCATATCTTGTGGTTTTCCGATGATTGTTTCAGCATCTTCCCACACTATTTCACCGGAATCAGCATCAACAGCAACTGCACGCCCTGATTCTGCGAGGTAAACAATGTCTTTTGCGAACGCGGGACTGGTTTCAGCACGTGTGTCTGTGTCAATTGACCAAACTTCGTTTCCGGACTCTATCTCAATAGCGTGCAAATTTTGGTCGCGACTTGTTGTGTAAATTAGCCCGTTACCAATTGTCGGATTACTATCTGCCATACTTCCCCCTCCCTCAGGTTCGAAAGTCCACAGAATTTCGGGGGTTTTTACGTTTATTGCATGCATTTCGGACGATCGAGACATATAGATGATATCATCTTGAAATGCTGGCCACTCACTATAACCGCCAATATATGGTGGTAATTCAATAACTTTCGTGTATTCTCCTGTTTCATAGTCAACCTTCCAAAGTAATTCCGAACTAAAAACGAAGATCGCCTCTTCAGTTGGTAATGGATAACCAAGTCCATCAATAGGATCAATTGTTTGTGATTCCCAGTGGTCGCCATTCTTTATATTATACCCGTGAATTCGTTCATCTGTTGTTGGGCCGTAAACAGTGTCATCATGAATAATAGGCCTGCCAAAATTCTCTCTTTCCCACAATATATTTCCAGTGTCGATATCTATCGTGAACATTTTCCCGCCGGTACTATGGCCACAAATATGTCCCTCAGAAATAGTAACTGGATGGGTACTAATCCCATCCAATTCAATAACACTACTTTTGGTTAATTCATCTTCCTCTACCTCTGTTGCATTCGGCTGATAGTTTGTGTTCTGCAGATCAACGCCATACATCGGCCAATCTGCACCTGTCTCATTTTCCTCTTCAGGGCTTAAGTCATCATCACTGTCACTTCCGAAACACCCTGCAAGGACGGTTGCACTTCCAAGACTTGCACAGGCACCGAGCCATTGTCGGCGCGATTGATTCCAACGCTTTTCCATCAGCCAATACTATATAATATCTAACTAAATATCTTCTGAATTTCCATCCTATTTATTAAAATGAGGGTAGCGTAGATAGGGTTCATTCGCTAACATCGATTCGAAAGCAGCAGGCGATTCCAACCAATTACGGTGGAAGTGAATAGCAGCGAAAAGCGTGATCAGAATCCTGCGTTGAGACTACAGGCACGTCAGTTTTCGCACACTCACGTGGGCGACGAAAATTGGCTCTCCGACGATTCAGTAACGAGTGTCCGAACCCGTTCAGTTGCTGCCCCTGCGTCGACTCCGAACACGTACGTCGTTGGCTCGATGCCAAACGCACCACGGTGATACGCGACCGGTGGGACACCACCCCGTTCGTCGAAGCGAGACCGGAGGTGATCGCCGCGGTTTTCGTACTCCGCGTCGAACTCGAGTGGATCTAACCCCAACTCTCGAGCGGTTTCGAGCAACGCGTCATCGGTCGCGATGTTAGTCGCCCCGCGGATCGCCTGGTCGGTATCGTTCGCTGCGAGAATGGCGGTGGCGACGTGTTTCGAGGCACCGAATTCGGGATTTGCGGGAATCTCGATTCGTCTTCCCATCGCGTATATTCGGCCGGGTATTGCGGCGATGTCGGTCTTGTCGTATGGGTCCGGAAGTGCCATCCCGACGTTGGTTCCAACGTTTGGGACGTACGATACCATTTCAGGGATGGCTGCAAGCGTCCGCGCAGCGGTTCGAACGGAGGCGAGCACGTCGCGTTCGGCGCGGACGTCGGAATCGAGTCCGCGCACGCAGAGGTCACATCCAAGCCCTTGGAGTCCCGGCATTTCCTCTTCGTGGAGTTCACAGATTGGCCCGCGATCAACGAGACTGTGCACGAGGGCTAGTAGCTCGGACAGCGCGTCGTAGCCGTCCATCTCTTCACTCGAGAGTCCATTGGCGAGACGATCGACGGTAGCAACTGTTTCAGGGTGCTCTCGAAAGCGATCGTCGCCGCCGCCGTCACCGCTAATGTACTTACTGACGGCAGCTTGTGTCACTCCGAGATTCGTTGCAATCTCCTGTTGGGTCAGACCGCGTTCAGCTAGTCTGGTCGCGAGCATGGCCCGAACCGTCGGGAGAAACCGATCGACGACGAGTTCGCTGGGTAAGACGAGGGACATACGACCGCGTAGCGTAGACACTGGCTTAAATCCGACTACCGTTATTCGAACGGGTCGTCGGTGGGGGTGCCAGATTCGCACTCGAGAGGATAGGTATTAACCATCGTCGTACGAACGCTCGAACATGGCAGTTTCGAGCGCTCCCGGGAAGGTGTATCTGTTCGGGGAGCACGCGGTGGTTTACGGCGAACCCGCAGTTCCGTGCGCGATCGAGGTACGGGCGCAGGTCGGCGTCGAACAACGGTCGGATAGCAAACTTCGGATACACGCCGAGGACCTCAGTTTGGATGGCTTTACCGTCGAATACGGTGGTACAGCAGGCTCGCCACCGGATGTCGACGTCTCTGAGTCTCTTCTCACGGCGGCGATGGGGTACGTCGACGTCGCGATCGAGCACGTAAGAGACGTGACGGGTGAAGACGACGTTGGGTTCGACGTTACTATCGAGAGCGATATTCCACTCGGTGCAGGCCTCGGATCGTCAGCCGCTGTCGTGGTTGCGGCCATCGATGCCGGGACTCGAGAACTCGGAACGACACTCGAGATCGACGAACTGGCCGAACGAGCGTATCAAACCGAATCAGCGGTTCAAAGCGGCGAGGCCTCACGAGCCGATACCTTCTGTTCGGCGACGGGCGGTGCCGTTCGAGTCGAAGGAGACGATTGTCGAATGCTCGAGGCCCCGGATCTACCGATCGTCGTCGGGTTCGACGGCGGGGCGGGTGACACGGGGCAACTCGTTGCTGGCGTCCGTTCGCTTCGTGAGGAGTACTCCTTCGCCTCGGACACGGTCGAAGCGATCGGCGACATCGTTCGAAAGGGTGAACGAGCACTCGAGAGGGGAGATATTGAAGAACTCGGCCGGTTGATGAACTTCAATCACGGGCTTCTCGGGGCACTCGGTGTCTCCTCTCGGTCGCTCGACTCGATGGTCTGGGCTGCTCGAAACGCGGGGGCACACGGCGCGAAACTGACCGGTGCTGGCGGTGGCGGGTGTATCGTCGCGCTCGATCCGAGCGACGAAACGGAGACTGCACTGTCGTATACGCCCGGCTGCCGGGACGCCTTCCGTGCGGAACTTGCCGAAACCGGAGTGAGGAGAATCGAATGATCGTATTGAAACTCGGGGGGAGTGTCATCACTCACAAGGACCGGGCTGAAACCCTCGATGGAGAGTCTCTCGAGCAAGCGGCTGATTCGATTGCACAGACCCTCGGAAACGAGAAGGATGCACTCAAGGGTGGACTCGTCCTCGTCCACGGTGGCGGCAGTTTCGGCCACCACAACGCCAGCAAACACGGTGTGAGCACGACGGCAGGAACGAACGACGCGGGTGCTGTCCTCGAAATTCACGGGGCGATGAAGACGCTGAATCAGTTCGTGTTGACGCGGCTGCTCGAACGCGGCGTACAGGCAGTTCCGGTACATCCGTTTTCGACAGCGTGCCGGGATGGGGACGGGGCCCTCGAGCTTCCGACCAGCCAGGTAGAGTCGATGCTCGCGGAGGGGTTCGTTCCGGTCCTTCACGGCGACGTGATCGCACAGACGGGCCGCGGGGCAACCGTCGTCAGTGGCGACGAACTGGTCGTCGAACTGGCTCAAGCCCTCGAGGCCGACCGAATCGGCCTTTGCTCGACGGTTCCGGGCGTGCTAGACGAGGAGGACGCCGTGATCGACCGGATTTCGAACTACGAAGCCGTCGAGTCCGTACTGGGTGCTAGTGAGACGACCGACGTCACTGGTGGAATGGCTGGGAAAGTCAACGGGTTACTCGAACTCGAGGTGGCGGCGTCGATTTTCGGACTCGACGGATTGGCGTCATTTCTCGAAGGGAAGAACCCAGGGACGACGATCGAGTAGCTATTCGAGTTCTCTGCGGAGCAACGGTGCTCGTTCGTCTATTGTCTGATCTGTAAGAGTGAACGAGTGTGGAGACAGCTAACCCACTGTGTTTTTAACACCCCGGGATGTATACTTCACTAGCGAAACCCGCGGGCAAGTGCGCACGGAGTGTACAAACGTTGTACACGTGGAGGCGGTTTACCTCCTCGTGCGCATAGCGGGAGGCCGACGCGCTGAAAGACGCCGGGGCCGAATAACCGGGAGTCCGCGGAC is a window of Natronorubrum sediminis DNA encoding:
- a CDS encoding isopentenyl phosphate kinase — its product is MIVLKLGGSVITHKDRAETLDGESLEQAADSIAQTLGNEKDALKGGLVLVHGGGSFGHHNASKHGVSTTAGTNDAGAVLEIHGAMKTLNQFVLTRLLERGVQAVPVHPFSTACRDGDGALELPTSQVESMLAEGFVPVLHGDVIAQTGRGATVVSGDELVVELAQALEADRIGLCSTVPGVLDEEDAVIDRISNYEAVESVLGASETTDVTGGMAGKVNGLLELEVAASIFGLDGLASFLEGKNPGTTIE
- a CDS encoding outer membrane protein assembly factor BamB family protein, giving the protein MEKRWNQSRRQWLGACASLGSATVLAGCFGSDSDDDLSPEEENETGADWPMYGVDLQNTNYQPNATEVEEDELTKSSVIELDGISTHPVTISEGHICGHSTGGKMFTIDIDTGNILWERENFGRPIIHDDTVYGPTTDERIHGYNIKNGDHWESQTIDPIDGLGYPLPTEEAIFVFSSELLWKVDYETGEYTKVIELPPYIGGYSEWPAFQDDIIYMSRSSEMHAINVKTPEILWTFEPEGGGSMADSNPTIGNGLIYTTSRDQNLHAIEIESGNEVWSIDTDTRAETSPAFAKDIVYLAESGRAVAVDADSGEIVWEDAETIIGKPQDMVIVSGTCYTATRFGIWAHDASTGDLNWEYRIPDESDVGFIASPTISDGQIYIPSSDEKLYSIGGS
- a CDS encoding thiamine-phosphate synthase family protein — encoded protein: MSLVLPSELVVDRFLPTVRAMLATRLAERGLTQQEIATNLGVTQAAVSKYISGDGGGDDRFREHPETVATVDRLANGLSSEEMDGYDALSELLALVHSLVDRGPICELHEEEMPGLQGLGCDLCVRGLDSDVRAERDVLASVRTAARTLAAIPEMVSYVPNVGTNVGMALPDPYDKTDIAAIPGRIYAMGRRIEIPANPEFGASKHVATAILAANDTDQAIRGATNIATDDALLETARELGLDPLEFDAEYENRGDHLRSRFDERGGVPPVAYHRGAFGIEPTTYVFGVDAGAATERVRTLVTESSESQFSSPT
- a CDS encoding PQQ-like beta-propeller repeat protein codes for the protein MEYEPNQTRREWINACAVVVGGTAVAGCIEEDNNDDSNGKDSNQDSNWPMYGIDVQNTGYQPNVSGPEGGNIELREVYDIGGGSSYPVVTAGDHIYVTSRDGIVLALNRETEELIWEAEGHGPLMVFEDRVYGPRGSHRIYGYDREDGVRWESDEIDLQRSLNLNNEPIVTEDGIFVISDHNVWKIDIDTGEYTSVREYPRDSRDLTGTTDIPAYNDGVLYHAMGIELFALDIESGEHKWSVESENVLHIGNPSVSNDTIYIPGGGKMIYAFDIDSGKKLWAVEMYDSVGERPTVAEGLIYIDDGQRLTAIDSHTGEIDWDVETPAGTNEVIVANGTVYSSDIFGLRAHDMHSGTLKWEFEIEEPTEDGFSTPPAVFNDAIYCISANGHLYSLEDT